The Haloplanus sp. CK5-1 genome contains a region encoding:
- a CDS encoding RsmB/NOP family class I SAM-dependent RNA methyltransferase, giving the protein MTPLERYESLVDDPAAFRDACDRPLPSVVRVNTIKATVDRVRDAFDDGGIDHVPTDWNPGILRLPEASPGRNWPHAHGWIHGQEEVSNLPALVLDPDPGDRVWDACAAPGSKTTQLAALMDDRGLLVGNDNNLGRLSALRHNAERLGVTNLVVTNRDARNFSLKPLGSDGDDDRAVDAFDAALVDAPCSCEGTIRKNPDAFDTWSLDHVHSVAGVQKGILRRAVQATRPGGTVVYSTCTFAPEENEAVLDHVLDTEDCRLVDVDAPLDGVPGVTEWEGEEYDSSVERALRIYPHHNDTGGFFCAKLEVTA; this is encoded by the coding sequence ATGACTCCGCTGGAGCGGTACGAATCGCTCGTCGACGACCCCGCGGCGTTCCGGGACGCCTGCGACCGACCGCTCCCGTCGGTCGTCCGCGTCAACACCATCAAGGCGACGGTCGATCGGGTCCGCGACGCGTTCGACGACGGGGGGATCGACCACGTTCCGACCGACTGGAACCCCGGAATCCTCCGCCTCCCCGAGGCGTCGCCGGGCCGGAACTGGCCCCACGCCCACGGGTGGATCCACGGACAGGAGGAGGTGTCGAACCTGCCGGCACTAGTGCTCGACCCCGACCCCGGCGACCGGGTGTGGGACGCCTGTGCCGCCCCCGGAAGCAAGACAACACAACTCGCGGCGCTGATGGACGACCGCGGCTTGCTGGTCGGCAACGACAACAACCTTGGCCGACTCTCCGCGCTCCGGCACAACGCCGAGCGCCTCGGTGTGACGAACCTCGTCGTCACCAACCGTGACGCCCGGAACTTCTCGCTGAAGCCGCTCGGAAGCGACGGCGACGACGACAGAGCCGTCGACGCCTTCGACGCCGCACTCGTGGACGCCCCCTGCTCCTGTGAGGGGACGATCCGGAAGAACCCCGACGCCTTCGACACGTGGTCGCTGGATCACGTCCACAGCGTCGCCGGGGTCCAGAAGGGTATCCTCCGACGGGCGGTCCAGGCGACCCGTCCCGGCGGGACCGTCGTCTACTCCACGTGTACGTTCGCCCCCGAGGAGAACGAGGCGGTCCTGGATCACGTCCTCGACACCGAGGACTGCCGCCTCGTCGACGTCGACGCGCCCCTCGACGGCGTCCCCGGCGTCACCGAGTGGGAGGGAGAAGAGTACGACTCGAGCGTCGAGAGGGCGCTCCGGATCTACCCCCACCACAACGACACGGGCGGCTTCTTCTGTGCGAAACTGGAGGTGACGGCGTGA
- a CDS encoding 6-hydroxymethylpterin diphosphokinase MptE-like protein: MNYATWRPVYRRILGDFGFDAEADERARDRLATQVDPFDERRLDRIDGATVAVAGAGPSLADETAVAAAADVVIAASAAAETLGESGVDVMVTDLDKTPDTARALTRAGVPVAVHAHGDNLDAVEEWVPRFDGDHVLPTTQAEPRGPVVNYGGFTDGDRAAFLADAFGADRLRFPGWDFDDPSVSPTKRRKLAWAERLLHWLERRRDDRFSVLDGRREGIDPL; the protein is encoded by the coding sequence GTGAACTACGCCACGTGGAGACCCGTCTACCGACGGATCCTCGGCGATTTCGGCTTCGACGCCGAGGCCGACGAACGAGCGCGCGACCGCCTGGCAACCCAGGTCGACCCGTTCGACGAGCGCCGCCTCGACCGGATCGACGGCGCGACCGTTGCCGTCGCCGGGGCCGGGCCGTCGCTCGCCGACGAGACGGCCGTCGCGGCGGCCGCGGACGTGGTGATCGCCGCCTCCGCGGCGGCTGAGACGCTCGGCGAATCGGGCGTCGACGTGATGGTGACGGATCTGGACAAGACGCCCGACACCGCCCGCGCGTTGACGCGGGCGGGCGTCCCCGTCGCGGTCCACGCTCACGGCGACAACCTCGACGCGGTCGAAGAGTGGGTCCCGCGCTTCGACGGCGACCACGTCCTGCCGACGACGCAGGCCGAACCCCGCGGGCCGGTCGTCAACTACGGCGGGTTCACCGACGGCGACCGGGCGGCCTTCCTCGCCGACGCCTTCGGGGCCGACCGACTCCGGTTTCCGGGCTGGGACTTCGACGATCCCTCGGTGTCCCCGACGAAGCGGCGGAAACTCGCGTGGGCCGAGCGACTGCTTCACTGGCTGGAACGTCGCCGTGACGACCGGTTTTCCGTCCTCGACGGGCGGCGCGAGGGGATCGACCCGCTCTGA
- a CDS encoding DUF7122 family protein: MTDNDGQVFDRLPATADDREVAGRATRSEVVEWWVDRFGVDAGAFEDYTFWEKGAGKIWLFVADLPSPTDAEGIGMTFLRTRQEHWKPTTNAVQRFGGLATRNVVDLAPDEAARFLAGEDVDPEWDGDWGYLIVAHEIAGDREPIGVGLYVHDELRSVVPKGRRASLPARE, encoded by the coding sequence GTGACCGACAACGACGGGCAGGTGTTCGACCGTCTGCCGGCGACGGCCGACGACCGCGAAGTGGCGGGGCGAGCGACCCGGTCCGAGGTGGTCGAGTGGTGGGTCGACCGCTTCGGCGTCGACGCCGGGGCGTTCGAGGACTACACGTTCTGGGAGAAGGGTGCGGGAAAGATCTGGCTCTTCGTGGCGGACCTCCCCTCGCCGACGGATGCCGAGGGGATCGGGATGACGTTCCTGCGGACGCGCCAGGAGCACTGGAAGCCGACGACGAACGCGGTCCAGCGGTTCGGCGGGCTGGCGACGCGGAACGTCGTCGACCTCGCACCCGACGAGGCGGCCCGCTTTCTCGCGGGCGAGGACGTCGACCCCGAGTGGGACGGCGACTGGGGATACCTGATCGTCGCACACGAGATAGCGGGCGACCGTGAGCCGATCGGCGTCGGTCTCTACGTCCACGACGAACTCCGGTCGGTCGTCCCGAAGGGGCGGCGGGCGTCGCTCCCGGCGCGGGAGTGA
- the gatE gene encoding Glu-tRNA(Gln) amidotransferase subunit GatE — protein MSEYDYEALGLVAGLEIHQQLDTATKLFCACPTERREPEESVRTFSRYLHPTKSELGELDQAAVEESRVDREFEYLAFDTTCLVEEDDEPPHRIDDEALDVALQIATLLDMSAVDQAHVMRKIVVDGSNTSGFQRTALVGQDGEIETSEGPVGVEDLLLEEESAGRVGETDDGVRYSLDRLGIPLVEIGTKPDIHSPDQAHEAAERIGMLLRSTGAVKRGLGTIRQDVNVSIAEGARVEIKGVQALDQIDEIVRNEVGRQVELLDIAETLDDRDASVGDPRDVTDVFADTDSGVIRSALDSGGRVEAVPLFGFDGLVGHEIQPDRRLGTELSDHAKRHGAGGIFHTDELPAYGVTGAEVEALCDAVDAGPDDAVAIVADDPETADLAVDAAAERAETAIEGVPEETRDATPEATTRYLRPLPGAARMYPETDVPPVELDVVDVETPELLTEKAERYRSDYGLDAGLAEQVAYGHHMPLFEESVEAGVDATFAAGVLEGTLTELSRDDVAVDRLTDDHLLAVLELVEAGDLAKEGVDEVLVTLAGDPSLTAEEAIEAAGLSGVSESEVRDAVTDVIERNADQVEREGMGAFSALMGECMGALRGKADGEIVSDVLREEIGKRA, from the coding sequence ATGAGCGAGTACGACTACGAGGCGCTCGGACTCGTCGCGGGGCTGGAGATACACCAGCAACTCGACACCGCGACCAAACTGTTCTGTGCGTGCCCGACCGAGCGTCGGGAACCCGAGGAGTCGGTCCGGACGTTCTCCCGGTATCTCCACCCGACGAAGAGCGAACTCGGCGAACTCGACCAGGCCGCCGTCGAGGAGAGCCGCGTCGACCGCGAGTTCGAGTATCTGGCCTTCGACACGACCTGTCTCGTCGAGGAGGACGACGAACCGCCTCACCGGATCGACGACGAAGCGCTGGACGTGGCACTCCAGATCGCCACCCTCCTCGATATGTCGGCCGTGGATCAGGCCCACGTCATGCGAAAGATCGTCGTCGACGGATCGAACACCTCCGGGTTCCAGCGCACGGCTCTGGTCGGACAGGACGGCGAAATCGAGACGAGCGAGGGGCCGGTCGGCGTCGAGGACCTCCTCCTGGAGGAGGAGAGCGCCGGTCGCGTCGGGGAGACCGACGACGGCGTCCGGTACAGCCTCGACCGCCTCGGCATCCCGCTGGTCGAAATCGGGACCAAACCGGACATCCACTCGCCGGATCAGGCCCACGAGGCCGCCGAACGCATCGGGATGTTGCTGCGCTCGACGGGGGCGGTGAAGCGCGGGCTCGGCACCATCCGACAGGACGTCAACGTCTCCATCGCCGAGGGCGCACGCGTCGAGATCAAGGGCGTCCAGGCGCTCGACCAGATCGACGAGATCGTCCGCAACGAGGTCGGGCGACAGGTCGAACTCCTCGACATCGCCGAGACGCTCGACGACCGGGACGCGTCGGTCGGCGACCCACGGGACGTGACCGACGTCTTCGCGGACACCGACAGCGGCGTGATCCGGAGCGCACTCGATTCCGGTGGGCGCGTCGAGGCCGTCCCGCTGTTCGGCTTCGACGGACTGGTCGGCCACGAGATCCAACCCGACCGCCGTCTGGGGACCGAACTCTCCGATCACGCCAAGCGCCACGGCGCGGGTGGTATCTTCCACACCGACGAACTCCCCGCCTACGGCGTCACCGGGGCGGAGGTCGAGGCGCTGTGCGACGCGGTCGACGCCGGTCCCGACGACGCCGTCGCCATCGTCGCCGACGACCCCGAGACGGCCGATCTGGCCGTCGACGCCGCCGCCGAGCGCGCGGAGACGGCCATCGAGGGCGTCCCCGAGGAGACCCGCGACGCTACCCCGGAGGCGACGACCCGCTACCTGCGGCCACTCCCCGGCGCGGCGCGAATGTACCCCGAGACGGACGTACCGCCCGTCGAACTCGACGTCGTCGACGTGGAGACGCCCGAACTCCTCACCGAGAAGGCCGAGCGCTACCGATCCGACTACGGCCTCGACGCCGGCCTCGCCGAGCAGGTGGCCTACGGTCACCACATGCCCCTGTTCGAAGAGAGCGTCGAGGCGGGCGTCGACGCCACCTTCGCCGCCGGCGTCTTGGAGGGGACGCTGACCGAGCTCAGCCGCGACGACGTGGCGGTCGACCGCCTCACCGACGACCACCTGCTGGCCGTCCTCGAACTCGTCGAAGCGGGCGATCTCGCGAAGGAGGGCGTCGACGAGGTGTTGGTGACGCTTGCCGGCGACCCCTCCCTCACCGCCGAGGAGGCGATCGAGGCGGCCGGACTCTCGGGGGTCTCCGAGAGCGAGGTGCGCGACGCCGTCACCGACGTGATCGAGCGCAACGCCGACCAAGTGGAGCGAGAGGGGATGGGCGCGTTCTCCGCGCTCATGGGCGAGTGCATGGGCGCTCTCCGCGGGAAGGCCGACGGTGAAATCGTCAGCGACGTGCTCCGCGAGGAGATCGGCAAGCGGGCGTGA
- a CDS encoding CoA ester lyase, with amino-acid sequence MVEDMSDDVELRRTQLATPASDPEFMESASNSDADEVFLDLEDSVAPNAKVGAREPLIEAAQDHDWSDKILSYRINGIDTRWWYDDIIEVIGQAGEYIDDIIIPKVAGPSDIHTVENLLTQVEENNGLEVGRIGLEPQIEDGEGIHNVHDIAHASDRLSSIIFGPGDYSAAMGTPGLDIGQFPEYPGHYWHHALSECNSAAKSADLPCLDGPYADIDDPEGFRTSAERANMLGCDGKWAIHPSQIEIGNEVFAPDPEVAERAERIVDAYAEAMEEGKGAVSVDGQMVDEATNKMAQDIVAKARAAGIL; translated from the coding sequence ATGGTAGAAGACATGTCTGACGACGTCGAACTCCGGCGGACGCAACTCGCGACCCCCGCCAGTGACCCTGAGTTCATGGAGAGCGCCTCGAACAGCGACGCCGACGAAGTCTTCCTCGACCTGGAGGACTCCGTCGCGCCGAACGCCAAGGTCGGGGCTCGAGAACCGCTGATCGAGGCGGCCCAGGACCACGACTGGTCCGACAAGATCCTGTCCTACCGGATCAACGGCATCGACACGCGATGGTGGTACGACGACATCATCGAGGTCATCGGCCAGGCCGGGGAGTACATCGACGACATCATCATCCCGAAGGTCGCCGGTCCGAGCGACATCCACACGGTCGAGAACCTCCTGACGCAGGTCGAGGAGAACAACGGACTAGAGGTCGGACGGATCGGTCTCGAACCCCAGATCGAGGACGGGGAGGGCATCCACAACGTCCACGACATCGCCCACGCCTCCGATCGACTCTCGTCGATCATCTTCGGCCCCGGCGACTACTCGGCGGCGATGGGGACGCCCGGACTGGACATCGGCCAGTTCCCCGAGTACCCCGGCCACTACTGGCACCACGCGCTCTCGGAGTGTAACTCCGCCGCGAAGAGCGCCGACCTGCCCTGCCTGGACGGCCCGTACGCCGACATCGACGACCCCGAGGGCTTCCGCACGTCCGCGGAGCGCGCGAACATGCTCGGCTGCGACGGCAAGTGGGCGATCCACCCGAGCCAGATCGAGATCGGTAACGAAGTGTTCGCACCCGACCCCGAAGTCGCAGAACGCGCCGAACGCATCGTCGACGCCTACGCCGAGGCGATGGAGGAAGGCAAGGGTGCCGT
- a CDS encoding RNA methyltransferase, translating into MTRTRPVVVVVDAETPGNVGTIARAMKNFGLTDLKLVNPPELDPDGEAYGFAGHAREDVLPNAEEVTFDEVVERYHTVGCTAITGEDSRRHVRFPFKTPAKLAESLQGVDAETALVFGREGRGLDNEELGRLDEVCSIPASDDYPVLNLGQAGTILMYELRDSTVDETQLPDVERERADEADIERFHDFVADFLDASGYKDVKREKTLRLVRRLVGRAHPTDREIHTLLGVFRRATGQLEHRRALLDEYDEPDRW; encoded by the coding sequence ATGACGCGAACGCGCCCGGTCGTTGTCGTCGTCGACGCCGAGACACCGGGCAACGTCGGCACCATCGCCCGCGCGATGAAGAACTTCGGGTTGACCGACCTGAAACTGGTTAATCCGCCCGAACTCGACCCCGACGGCGAGGCGTACGGCTTCGCCGGCCACGCCCGGGAGGACGTCCTCCCGAACGCGGAGGAGGTGACCTTCGACGAGGTGGTCGAGCGGTACCACACCGTCGGCTGTACGGCGATCACGGGCGAGGACAGCCGCCGGCACGTCCGCTTCCCGTTCAAGACGCCCGCGAAACTCGCCGAAAGTCTCCAAGGGGTCGACGCGGAGACGGCGCTCGTCTTCGGCCGCGAGGGACGCGGCCTCGACAACGAGGAACTCGGTCGGCTGGACGAGGTGTGTTCGATCCCGGCGAGCGACGACTACCCCGTCCTCAACCTCGGACAGGCGGGGACGATCCTCATGTACGAACTCCGGGACTCGACCGTCGACGAGACCCAACTCCCCGACGTGGAGCGAGAGCGTGCCGACGAGGCGGACATCGAGCGGTTCCACGACTTCGTCGCCGACTTCCTCGACGCGAGCGGCTACAAGGACGTGAAACGCGAGAAGACGCTCCGACTCGTCCGGCGCCTCGTCGGGCGTGCCCACCCGACGGACCGGGAGATCCACACCCTGCTGGGGGTGTTCCGACGGGCGACCGGCCAACTCGAACACCGTCGGGCCCTCCTCGACGAGTACGACGAACCCGACCGCTGGTGA
- a CDS encoding amidase — protein MLYDPDDLDPLVRSLRTGDRQPVTLADDLCDRLNAVDDDVDAVLPETGRRDRLTREAAALSARHDEQSARPPLFGVPVGVKDIFHVDGYATRAGSSVPPAAITGEQSTAVDRLLDAGALHFGKTHTTEFAYFDPAPTRNPNDLGHTPGGSSSGSAAGVAAGEFPLALGSQTVGSVVRPAAFCGIVGFKPSYDRIPRDGVIPFSPSVDHVGTFTGDVAGARRAADVLCDGWEPVDPDGRPILGVADGAYTEQATPAGRAGVEAGVDALAAAGYEVRRVSMLDDIETINDRHDRLISAELALTHAEWFADHGDHYAPETGELIERGREVGTDELVDARVGARAFRDRVGERCREAGVDVLLSPAAPGPAPDSIDTTGDPTMNLPWTHAGTPALTVPCGRVGDLPLGLQCVSPFGTDESLLAWGEEIADVVADVGEVDS, from the coding sequence ATGCTGTACGATCCCGACGACCTCGACCCACTCGTCCGATCGCTTCGGACCGGCGACCGACAGCCCGTGACACTGGCCGACGACCTCTGTGATCGCCTCAACGCGGTCGACGACGACGTCGACGCCGTCCTCCCCGAGACCGGACGACGCGACCGTCTGACGCGGGAGGCGGCGGCGCTTTCGGCCCGACACGACGAGCAGTCGGCCCGCCCGCCGCTGTTCGGGGTCCCCGTCGGAGTCAAGGACATCTTCCACGTCGACGGCTACGCCACCCGAGCCGGGTCGTCCGTCCCACCGGCGGCGATCACGGGCGAGCAGTCGACGGCGGTCGACCGGTTGCTCGACGCCGGTGCCCTCCACTTCGGCAAGACTCACACGACCGAGTTCGCCTACTTCGATCCGGCCCCGACCCGAAACCCGAACGACCTCGGGCACACGCCCGGTGGGTCCTCCAGCGGATCGGCCGCGGGCGTCGCGGCCGGCGAGTTCCCCCTCGCGCTCGGCTCACAGACCGTCGGTTCGGTGGTCCGCCCGGCGGCGTTCTGTGGCATCGTAGGCTTCAAACCGAGCTACGACCGCATCCCGCGGGACGGCGTGATTCCCTTCTCGCCGTCCGTCGACCACGTGGGGACGTTCACCGGCGACGTGGCCGGTGCGCGCCGGGCAGCCGACGTGCTCTGTGACGGCTGGGAGCCGGTCGATCCGGACGGCCGACCGATCCTCGGCGTCGCCGACGGGGCGTACACCGAACAGGCGACGCCCGCCGGCCGCGCCGGTGTTGAGGCCGGGGTCGACGCGCTCGCCGCCGCCGGCTACGAGGTCCGTCGCGTCTCGATGCTCGACGATATCGAGACTATCAACGACCGTCACGACCGACTCATCTCGGCGGAACTGGCGCTCACGCACGCGGAGTGGTTCGCCGACCACGGCGACCACTACGCCCCGGAGACGGGTGAGCTCATCGAACGGGGCCGCGAGGTCGGGACCGACGAACTCGTCGACGCCAGAGTCGGCGCACGCGCGTTCCGCGACCGAGTGGGCGAGCGGTGTCGCGAGGCCGGCGTCGACGTGTTGCTCTCGCCGGCCGCACCCGGCCCGGCACCCGACAGCATCGACACGACCGGCGACCCGACCATGAACCTGCCGTGGACCCACGCCGGCACTCCGGCACTGACCGTTCCCTGTGGCCGGGTCGGTGACCTCCCACTCGGTCTCCAGTGTGTCTCGCCGTTCGGCACCGACGAGTCGCTACTCGCGTGGGGAGAAGAGATAGCCGACGTCGTCGCCGACGTGGGCGAGGTCGACAGCTGA
- a CDS encoding AIM24 family protein → MKLSEFARSNAPADGGDGFRTENNRLLDIPLDGTVTVKAGSMIGYTGEMTFTGRSSAEGGITGFVKEAVSNEGTPVMQAEGRGHLYVADRGKKVQIVDLDAEESLSVNGDDVLAFESTVDYEIGTVGGLSEAVAGGLTNVYLSGPGAVAISTHGDPLVVTPPVVTDPDATVAWSTDVSPSVTTNKAIEIGQTSGESIQMEFDGSEGFVVIQPYEEGAGP, encoded by the coding sequence ATGAAGTTATCCGAGTTCGCACGGTCGAACGCCCCCGCCGACGGGGGCGATGGCTTCCGGACGGAGAACAACCGACTGCTCGACATCCCCCTCGACGGAACGGTGACGGTGAAGGCCGGATCGATGATCGGCTACACCGGTGAGATGACCTTCACGGGGCGATCCTCCGCCGAAGGCGGGATCACCGGGTTCGTCAAGGAGGCGGTGAGCAACGAGGGGACGCCGGTCATGCAGGCGGAGGGGCGGGGCCACCTCTACGTCGCCGACCGGGGGAAGAAAGTACAGATCGTCGACCTCGACGCCGAAGAGTCGCTGTCGGTCAACGGCGACGACGTCCTCGCGTTCGAGTCCACGGTCGACTACGAAATCGGCACTGTCGGGGGACTCTCGGAGGCCGTCGCCGGCGGTCTGACGAACGTCTACCTCTCCGGTCCCGGCGCGGTCGCCATCTCCACGCACGGCGATCCGCTGGTGGTGACACCGCCGGTCGTCACCGATCCGGACGCGACCGTCGCGTGGAGCACCGACGTGTCGCCGTCGGTCACGACGAACAAAGCGATCGAGATCGGACAGACCTCCGGAGAGAGCATCCAGATGGAGTTCGACGGCTCGGAGGGGTTCGTGGTCATCCAGCCCTACGAGGAGGGAGCGGGGCCCTGA
- a CDS encoding SHOCT domain-containing protein, giving the protein MASDVDTRTLLLVVLAVLVLFPLLGMGTGGGMMMGGPMMYGMGGGMWGSSSTAPGWMVLVGLLGQLLFLAVLVGVGYFLYRALTQSGDTTDGAMEELRLAYARGDLSDDEFEQRRETLERDE; this is encoded by the coding sequence ATGGCGTCGGACGTCGACACGCGGACGTTGCTTCTGGTCGTCCTCGCCGTGCTGGTCCTCTTCCCACTCTTGGGGATGGGTACGGGCGGCGGCATGATGATGGGTGGACCGATGATGTACGGGATGGGTGGCGGTATGTGGGGAAGTTCCTCGACTGCGCCGGGGTGGATGGTGCTCGTCGGACTCCTCGGGCAACTGCTCTTTCTCGCCGTCCTCGTGGGCGTGGGTTACTTCCTCTATCGCGCTCTCACGCAGTCGGGAGACACCACCGACGGCGCGATGGAAGAACTCCGTCTCGCGTACGCCCGCGGCGACCTGAGCGACGACGAGTTCGAGCAACGACGCGAGACGCTGGAACGGGACGAGTAA
- a CDS encoding MaoC/PaaZ C-terminal domain-containing protein translates to MTVYLDEIDRWDGESYGTYEATEAEILEFAERYDPQWFHTDPERAADSIYGSLIASGWHTASMSMRLFVDGFLSETMTLGAKGLDRLRWPEPVVPGDELTVHSTIHGVDEEREEYGVVRWGIETTANDGEKTTLGIEALVLVARE, encoded by the coding sequence ATGACCGTCTACCTCGACGAGATCGATCGCTGGGACGGGGAGTCGTACGGCACGTACGAGGCGACGGAGGCCGAGATCCTCGAGTTCGCCGAGCGCTACGACCCGCAGTGGTTTCACACCGATCCCGAGCGTGCAGCCGACTCCATCTACGGGAGCCTGATCGCCAGCGGCTGGCACACCGCGTCGATGTCGATGCGGCTGTTCGTCGATGGCTTCCTCTCGGAGACGATGACACTCGGCGCGAAGGGACTGGACCGCCTCCGCTGGCCGGAACCGGTCGTCCCCGGCGACGAACTCACCGTCCACTCGACGATCCACGGCGTCGACGAGGAGCGCGAGGAGTACGGTGTCGTCCGCTGGGGGATCGAGACGACCGCCAACGACGGCGAGAAGACTACCCTCGGGATCGAGGCGCTGGTGCTGGTTGCTCGGGAGTGA
- the folP gene encoding dihydropteroate synthase, which produces MRNVDAAGLGIGDGYPPRLMGVLNVSEESPYDPSVFDDPGEAAAYVDEELIGEGADIVDVGLESANKRFEVLSAEAELDRLDTAVAAMESVSGDAVFSIETRYHEVAEAALDAGFDMVNDICGFADPEMPRVCAERDVAVAKMASPPDLERPGAVEDVDDIYAALEREGLTDKTIVDPAFGGWNEEKTLDDDRETFDRLREFRALDRPILVSINRKNFLRDIVDRSTEAALPASLAATAMAVERGAHVIRTHDVAETRDAALVGDALARDRLRTADGDVTVEELDVTTDRELARHLDRLGEGGTVGNGTTRVFELGGLSPAERDRLADAARGTEATVAGDAADDRRLLVGTSAAIAAVADAALGGSESLDAALTTVASVVD; this is translated from the coding sequence ATGCGAAACGTGGACGCCGCGGGCCTCGGTATCGGCGACGGCTACCCGCCCCGACTCATGGGCGTGTTGAACGTCAGCGAGGAGTCGCCGTACGATCCGAGCGTCTTCGACGACCCCGGCGAGGCGGCCGCCTACGTCGACGAGGAACTGATCGGCGAGGGAGCCGACATCGTCGACGTCGGATTGGAGTCCGCGAACAAGCGCTTCGAGGTGCTCTCGGCCGAGGCGGAACTCGACCGCCTCGACACCGCGGTGGCGGCCATGGAGAGCGTCTCGGGCGACGCCGTCTTCTCCATCGAGACGCGCTACCACGAGGTGGCCGAGGCAGCGCTCGACGCCGGGTTCGACATGGTCAACGACATTTGTGGGTTCGCCGACCCCGAGATGCCGCGGGTCTGTGCCGAACGGGACGTGGCGGTCGCGAAGATGGCGAGTCCGCCCGACCTCGAACGCCCCGGCGCCGTCGAGGACGTAGACGACATCTACGCCGCTCTGGAGCGGGAGGGACTGACCGACAAGACCATCGTCGACCCCGCGTTCGGCGGGTGGAACGAGGAGAAGACCCTCGACGACGACCGCGAGACGTTCGACCGCCTCCGGGAGTTCCGCGCGCTCGACCGACCGATCCTGGTCTCGATCAACCGCAAGAACTTCCTGCGCGACATCGTCGACAGATCGACCGAGGCGGCGCTCCCGGCGAGTCTGGCCGCCACGGCCATGGCCGTCGAGCGCGGGGCGCACGTGATCCGGACCCACGACGTTGCCGAGACACGGGACGCCGCCCTCGTCGGCGACGCCCTCGCGCGGGACCGCCTCCGGACGGCCGACGGCGACGTGACGGTCGAGGAACTCGACGTGACGACCGACCGGGAGTTGGCGCGCCACCTCGACCGACTGGGCGAGGGCGGCACGGTCGGAAACGGGACGACACGGGTGTTCGAACTCGGCGGTCTCTCGCCGGCCGAACGTGACCGCCTCGCGGACGCCGCCCGAGGAACGGAGGCGACCGTCGCCGGCGACGCGGCCGACGACCGGCGACTCCTCGTCGGTACGTCGGCGGCCATCGCCGCCGTCGCCGACGCCGCACTCGGCGGGTCCGAGTCGCTCGACGCCGCGCTGACGACCGTCGCGAGCGTTGTCGACTAA